One Verrucomicrobiaceae bacterium genomic window carries:
- the cysA gene encoding sulfate ABC transporter ATP-binding protein, with protein MSIHIHHISKSFGSFQALKNVDLEVKTGELVALLGPSGSGKTTLLRIIAGLEFADEGAGSIEFHGSDVTNRTAYERKAGFVFQNYALFNHMTVAENIAFGLRVMKRPERPSREDIDRSVTELLRRIALEGYGDRYPTQLSGGQRQRVALARALAVGPQVLLLDEPFGALDAKVRKTLRKWLRHFHDETRVTTLFVTHDQDEAFELADRVVILHEGHIQQVGSPRQLRENPKNEFVADFLDCVMI; from the coding sequence ATGAGCATCCACATCCACCACATCTCCAAATCCTTCGGCAGCTTTCAGGCACTGAAAAACGTCGATCTCGAAGTCAAAACCGGCGAACTCGTCGCCCTGCTCGGCCCCAGCGGTAGCGGCAAGACCACGCTGCTGCGCATCATCGCCGGACTCGAATTCGCCGATGAAGGCGCGGGCAGCATCGAGTTTCACGGCAGCGATGTCACCAACCGCACCGCCTACGAGCGCAAAGCTGGCTTCGTCTTCCAAAACTACGCCCTCTTCAATCACATGACCGTCGCCGAAAACATCGCCTTCGGCCTCCGCGTCATGAAACGGCCTGAGCGGCCCTCGCGTGAGGACATCGACCGCAGCGTCACCGAGCTGTTGCGCCGCATCGCCCTCGAAGGCTACGGCGACCGCTACCCCACGCAGCTCAGCGGCGGCCAGCGGCAACGCGTCGCGCTCGCCCGCGCCCTCGCCGTTGGCCCACAGGTTCTGCTGCTCGATGAACCCTTCGGCGCTCTCGATGCCAAAGTGCGCAAAACGCTGCGCAAATGGCTGCGTCACTTTCACGACGAAACCCGCGTCACCACGCTCTTCGTCACGCACGATCAAGACGAAGCCTTCGAACTCGCCGACCGCGTCGTCATCCTTCACGAAGGCCACATCCAGCAAGTCGGCTCCCCAAGACAACTCCGCGAGAACCCAAAAAACGAGTTCGTCGCCGACTTCCTCGACTGCGTGATGATTTGA
- a CDS encoding succinylglutamate desuccinylase/aspartoacylase family protein, with translation MTLPSHLQFTGRHAFQRGTIPLPSSRLMTEIHPSEQQGIFIPKIVSKPLKPGYGIKIGIFAGIHGDEEAGTLATQELIRWAAEKPEELHDYELHFFPICNPTGLVLGTRHSHSGLDLNREFWFGSTEPEIVYLESELRREKYDGIVSLHSDDTSDGCYGFVSGDLLSEHLLEPALQAASEFLPRNEQHIIDGFLASRGIIKEGYLGILSAPPEQRPRALEIVFETPALAPMPQQVKATVAAVKRILAEYRQLQAYAANL, from the coding sequence ATGACACTCCCATCCCATTTGCAATTCACCGGCAGGCACGCGTTTCAGCGCGGCACCATCCCACTGCCATCCTCACGACTGATGACTGAAATCCACCCGAGCGAGCAACAAGGCATCTTCATCCCGAAGATCGTCAGCAAGCCGCTCAAACCGGGTTACGGCATCAAAATCGGCATCTTCGCCGGCATTCATGGCGATGAGGAAGCGGGCACGCTCGCCACGCAGGAACTCATCCGCTGGGCCGCCGAGAAGCCGGAGGAGCTGCACGACTACGAGCTGCATTTCTTCCCCATCTGCAATCCCACCGGCCTCGTGCTGGGCACGCGGCACAGCCACAGCGGCCTCGATTTGAACCGAGAGTTCTGGTTTGGCTCCACCGAGCCTGAAATCGTCTATTTGGAGAGCGAACTGCGCCGCGAAAAATACGACGGCATCGTCTCCCTGCACTCCGATGACACCTCCGACGGCTGCTACGGCTTCGTCAGCGGCGATCTGCTCAGCGAGCACCTGCTCGAGCCTGCGCTGCAAGCGGCGAGCGAATTCCTCCCGCGCAACGAGCAGCACATCATCGATGGCTTTCTCGCTAGTCGCGGCATCATCAAGGAAGGCTACCTCGGCATCCTCAGCGCTCCGCCGGAACAGAGGCCGCGTGCGCTGGAGATCGTGTTCGAGACTCCCGCGCTCGCGCCGATGCCGCAGCAGGTCAAAGCCACCGTCGCCGCCGTGAAGCGCATCCTCGCCGAATACCGCCAACTCCAGGCCTACGCCGCGAACTTGTAA
- the cysT gene encoding sulfate ABC transporter permease subunit CysT, whose protein sequence is MARPRHVLPGFRLSLGFTVTYLSLLVLFPLSMLAWKAASGGWEHFIETLTHARVISSLKLSFGTAFVAALVNGVFGLITAWALERYAFPGRRLLDAMVDLPFALPTAVAGIALVTLYAPNGWIGSFLAQHDIKAAYAPLGITIALTFVGFPFVVRTLQPVIADLSMDVEEAAACLGANRWQTLTRVVFPALLPSTLAGMTLAFGRAVGEYGSVVFISGNLPFKTEIAPLLITMRLEEYDYAGAATIGVVMLAASFGILLISNFLSNWSRKRTGR, encoded by the coding sequence ATGGCACGTCCACGTCACGTTCTGCCTGGCTTCAGGCTCTCTCTCGGCTTCACCGTTACTTACTTGAGCCTCCTCGTGCTCTTTCCGCTCTCCATGCTCGCGTGGAAAGCGGCCAGCGGCGGCTGGGAGCACTTCATCGAGACACTCACCCATGCCCGCGTCATTTCGTCGCTCAAACTCAGCTTCGGCACCGCGTTCGTTGCCGCGCTCGTGAATGGCGTCTTCGGCCTGATCACAGCCTGGGCGCTGGAACGCTACGCATTTCCAGGTCGCCGACTGCTCGATGCGATGGTCGATCTGCCGTTTGCGTTGCCCACGGCCGTCGCAGGCATCGCGCTCGTCACGCTGTATGCGCCGAATGGCTGGATCGGCTCGTTTTTGGCCCAGCACGACATCAAGGCCGCGTATGCGCCGCTCGGCATCACCATTGCGCTCACGTTTGTCGGTTTTCCATTCGTCGTGCGCACCTTGCAGCCCGTCATCGCCGATCTCTCGATGGATGTCGAAGAAGCCGCTGCCTGCCTCGGCGCGAACCGCTGGCAGACGCTCACCCGCGTCGTCTTTCCCGCCCTGCTGCCCTCCACGCTCGCGGGCATGACCCTCGCCTTTGGCCGCGCTGTCGGCGAATACGGCAGCGTCGTCTTCATCTCCGGCAATCTCCCTTTTAAGACCGAAATCGCGCCGCTGCTCATCACCATGCGCCTCGAAGAATACGACTATGCCGGAGCCGCGACCATCGGCGTCGTGATGCTGGCCGCGAGCTTCGGCATCCTGCTCATCTCAAACTTCCTCAGCAACTGGAGCCGCAAGCGCACGGGCCGCTGA
- the cysW gene encoding sulfate ABC transporter permease subunit CysW, with the protein MAAIIINHPIHTARPRKATSESPFSRWLIIGIAVAFMGLMFVLPLVVIFQEAFRKGWEGYVEAFDDRATTHAIWLTLQVAAITVPLNTLFGLAAAWCVSRFQFRGKRFLTALIELPLWVSPVIAGMVYVLLFGAQGLFGPSLKEHGIKIIFALPGIVLSTIFVTFTFVARVLAPQMEAQGQAEEEAAMTLGANGWQMFWRVTLPKIKWGLLYGIILCNARSMGEFGAVSVVSGHIRNKTNTVPLHIEVLYNEYQFVPAFAVASVLALLALVTLILKTLTTTPRGAA; encoded by the coding sequence ATGGCCGCCATCATCATCAACCACCCAATCCACACCGCTAGGCCTCGCAAAGCCACATCCGAGTCTCCTTTCTCCCGCTGGCTCATCATCGGCATCGCTGTCGCATTCATGGGCTTGATGTTCGTGCTGCCGCTCGTCGTCATTTTCCAGGAAGCGTTCCGCAAAGGCTGGGAAGGCTATGTGGAGGCCTTCGATGATCGCGCCACGACGCATGCCATCTGGCTCACGTTGCAAGTCGCGGCCATCACGGTGCCGTTGAACACGCTTTTCGGCCTCGCGGCGGCCTGGTGCGTGTCGCGCTTTCAATTTCGCGGCAAACGTTTCCTCACCGCGCTCATCGAGCTGCCGCTGTGGGTCTCGCCGGTCATCGCGGGCATGGTTTACGTGCTACTGTTTGGTGCGCAGGGCCTCTTCGGGCCGTCGTTGAAGGAACACGGTATCAAGATCATCTTCGCGCTGCCCGGCATCGTGCTCAGCACCATCTTCGTCACCTTCACCTTTGTCGCGCGAGTACTCGCGCCGCAGATGGAGGCGCAGGGCCAGGCCGAGGAAGAAGCCGCGATGACGCTCGGCGCGAATGGCTGGCAGATGTTCTGGCGCGTCACACTGCCGAAGATCAAATGGGGCCTGCTCTACGGCATCATCTTGTGCAATGCCCGCAGCATGGGCGAGTTCGGCGCGGTCTCCGTCGTCAGCGGCCACATCCGCAATAAGACCAACACCGTGCCGCTGCACATCGAAGTTTTATACAACGAATACCAGTTCGTCCCCGCCTTTGCCGTCGCGTCCGTGCTCGCACTGCTCGCGCTGGTGACCCTGATTTTGAAAACTCTGACGACCACCCCACGAGGAGCAGCATGA
- the cysK gene encoding cysteine synthase A, with translation MSYFTTIIEAVGRTPLVKLNRITAGLPATIALKGEFKNPLGSVKDRIGRAMIEAAEQSGVLRPGGHIIEPTSGNTGIALAFVAAAKGYPLTLTMPESMSLERRTLLALLGANLVLTPAKEGMKGAIKRAEELIAETPGAWMPQQFENPANPEIHRKTTANEIWHDTGGQIDIFVAAVGTGGTITGVSEVIKARKPSLQSIAVEPAASPVISQTRAGEPVQPGPHKIQGTGAGFVPKNLNLGIVDEVIQVTNEDAIATAQRLAREEGLLVGISTGANVWAALQVAARPENAGKLIVTLGCSTGERYLSTALADEARSKVTA, from the coding sequence ATGTCCTACTTCACCACCATCATCGAAGCCGTCGGTCGCACGCCGCTTGTGAAGCTCAACCGCATCACCGCGGGCCTTCCGGCCACCATCGCGCTCAAAGGCGAGTTCAAGAACCCGCTCGGCAGTGTCAAAGACCGCATCGGCCGCGCCATGATCGAGGCGGCGGAGCAAAGCGGCGTGCTGCGGCCCGGCGGGCACATCATCGAGCCCACCAGCGGCAACACCGGCATCGCGCTCGCCTTTGTCGCCGCCGCGAAAGGCTATCCGCTCACGTTGACGATGCCGGAGAGCATGAGCCTGGAGCGCCGCACGCTGCTGGCGCTTCTCGGTGCCAATCTGGTGCTCACGCCTGCAAAGGAAGGCATGAAAGGCGCGATCAAACGCGCTGAGGAACTCATCGCCGAGACACCCGGCGCATGGATGCCGCAGCAGTTTGAAAATCCGGCGAATCCGGAGATCCATCGCAAAACGACGGCGAACGAGATCTGGCACGACACTGGTGGTCAGATCGACATCTTCGTCGCTGCGGTGGGCACCGGCGGCACGATCACCGGCGTGAGCGAAGTCATCAAAGCCCGCAAACCCTCGCTGCAATCCATCGCCGTCGAGCCTGCGGCATCGCCGGTCATTTCACAGACACGTGCCGGAGAGCCGGTGCAGCCTGGCCCGCACAAGATTCAAGGCACCGGCGCTGGCTTCGTGCCGAAGAACCTCAACCTCGGCATCGTCGATGAGGTCATCCAGGTCACCAACGAGGATGCCATCGCCACCGCGCAGCGCCTCGCTCGCGAGGAAGGCCTGCTCGTCGGCATTTCCACCGGTGCGAACGTGTGGGCCGCGCTGCAAGTCGCCGCGCGTCCGGAGAATGCCGGGAAGCTCATTGTCACCCTCGGTTGCAGCACCGGCGAGCGCTACCTCTCCACCGCCCTCGCTGACGAGGCACGCAGCAAAGTCACCGCTTGA
- a CDS encoding sulfate ABC transporter substrate-binding protein, which produces MKLSLILTTALLSLSASAADFELLNVSYDPTRELYAEFNKAFAKHYKATAGKKVSIDQSHGGSGKQARAVIDGLEADVVTLALAGDIDVIGQQAGLIAKDWQKRLPNSSAPYTSTIVFVVRKDNPKNIQDWDDLVKPGVNVVTPNPKTSGGARWNYLAAWAYALKKYGSEAKAKDFISALFKNVPVLDTGARASTTTFAQRGIGDVFLSWENEAWLIQREFPGQTKIVIPSLSILAEPTVAVVDKNAEKKGTTEVAKAYLEYLYTPEAQDIIGKHYYRPRDAAAAAKYSTRFPKLTLVTIDGDFGGWGKAQKKHFDEGGIFDQIYSAK; this is translated from the coding sequence ATGAAACTCTCTCTCATCCTCACCACCGCTCTTCTGAGCCTCTCCGCCTCTGCCGCCGACTTCGAGCTGCTGAACGTCTCCTACGATCCCACACGTGAACTCTACGCCGAGTTCAACAAAGCCTTCGCGAAGCACTACAAGGCCACCGCTGGCAAAAAAGTCAGCATTGACCAATCCCACGGCGGTTCTGGCAAACAGGCCCGCGCCGTCATTGATGGCCTCGAAGCTGATGTCGTCACACTCGCCTTGGCAGGTGACATCGACGTGATCGGCCAGCAGGCTGGTCTCATCGCGAAGGACTGGCAAAAGCGCCTGCCGAACAGCAGCGCCCCTTACACGAGCACCATCGTGTTCGTCGTGCGGAAGGACAATCCGAAGAACATCCAGGACTGGGACGACCTCGTGAAGCCCGGCGTGAATGTCGTCACACCGAATCCGAAGACCTCCGGCGGTGCGCGGTGGAATTACCTCGCCGCTTGGGCCTACGCGCTGAAGAAATACGGCAGCGAAGCCAAGGCGAAGGATTTCATCTCCGCGCTGTTCAAGAACGTGCCCGTGCTCGATACCGGTGCTCGTGCTTCGACGACCACGTTTGCACAGCGCGGCATCGGCGATGTGTTTCTCTCTTGGGAAAACGAGGCATGGCTCATCCAGCGTGAGTTCCCCGGCCAGACGAAAATCGTGATCCCCTCGCTGAGCATCCTCGCCGAGCCCACCGTGGCCGTGGTGGACAAGAACGCCGAGAAAAAAGGCACCACCGAAGTCGCGAAGGCCTACCTCGAATACCTCTACACACCCGAGGCGCAGGACATCATCGGCAAGCACTACTACCGCCCGCGTGATGCCGCTGCCGCCGCGAAATACAGCACCCGCTTCCCGAAACTCACGCTCGTCACCATCGACGGCGACTTCGGCGGCTGGGGCAAGGCGCAGAAGAAGCACTTCGATGAAGGCGGCATCTTTGACCAGATCTACTCCGCGAAGTGA